The following coding sequences lie in one Candidatus Cloacimonadota bacterium genomic window:
- a CDS encoding DUF1844 domain-containing protein → MKKHDLVFQQLLMSFQMQGMITMGKIMNPATQKIEKNLLIAQSTIDTLEALKEKTKGNLNEEEQKLIDRIIYDLKMNYADEVTREQKKKKEKEAKKKKTADENKDKVDKNKEEKTNKAE, encoded by the coding sequence ATGAAAAAACACGATTTAGTATTTCAACAATTATTAATGTCATTCCAGATGCAAGGAATGATTACTATGGGTAAAATTATGAATCCGGCAACTCAAAAAATTGAAAAGAATTTACTTATAGCCCAATCAACTATTGACACATTAGAAGCATTAAAAGAAAAAACAAAAGGCAACCTAAATGAGGAAGAGCAGAAACTGATTGACCGCATAATTTATGACCTGAAAATGAATTATGCTGATGAGGTTACCCGAGAACAGAAAAAGAAAAAAGAGAAGGAAGCAAAAAAGAAAAAAACTGCTGATGAGAATAAAGATAAAGTTGATAAAAATAAAGAAGAAAAAACTAATAAAGCAGAATAA
- the ftcD gene encoding glutamate formimidoyltransferase: MKLVECVPNFSEGRDRNIIKQITDAIEAVEDVTLLDVDPGAETNRTVVTFVGTPAGVEEAAFQSVKKASEVIDMRNHKGAHPRMGATDVCPFVPVSEVTMDDCIRISKKVGKRVGEALQIPVYLYENSALTPERRNLAYVRKGEYEGLEEKLKNPKFKPDFGPAKFNSKAGALITGAREFLIAYNINLNTRNVKKAKELALIIREKGKRKRDDNFQPVRDKDGKIIQIPGLFKNVKGIGWYIPEYGQAQISINFTNYKISPPHIVFDKVRELALERGLVVTGSELVGLVPLEAMLIAGKYFLQKQKVSYAVSEKELVHIATISLGLSDIVPFNPDEKIIEYRIAKKGLLVDKTITDFVDELASDSPAPGGGSVAAFCGSLAAGLTSMVGNLTVGKRKFKTSEERIAYKENEKLMMEMAYKAQILKKKLLNAIDEDTEAFNKYMSAMKLPKKTDDEKEIRKTAIQEAIKNATEVPLNTMKLCYDVIKLCKAAAEKGNPNAASDAGVSAITALTGVKGAFLNVKINLPGIENKQIKSEILSEAEGILNDSKKLADKVEKLVLEKLG, translated from the coding sequence ATGAAATTAGTGGAATGTGTCCCAAATTTCAGTGAAGGAAGAGATAGAAACATTATTAAACAAATCACTGATGCAATTGAAGCAGTTGAAGATGTAACTCTTCTTGATGTTGACCCTGGAGCAGAGACGAACAGAACCGTTGTAACATTCGTTGGCACACCAGCGGGAGTGGAAGAAGCCGCATTTCAGTCAGTTAAAAAAGCATCGGAAGTAATTGATATGCGAAATCATAAAGGTGCACATCCAAGAATGGGTGCTACTGATGTTTGCCCTTTTGTTCCTGTGTCTGAAGTAACAATGGATGATTGTATTAGAATCTCAAAAAAAGTAGGAAAAAGAGTTGGAGAAGCATTACAGATCCCTGTCTATCTTTATGAAAATTCTGCTTTAACTCCAGAGCGAAGAAATCTTGCTTATGTAAGAAAAGGAGAATATGAAGGACTTGAAGAAAAACTGAAGAATCCAAAATTTAAACCAGATTTCGGACCTGCTAAATTTAATTCTAAAGCAGGTGCCTTGATTACAGGAGCAAGAGAATTCTTAATCGCTTATAATATTAACCTTAATACAAGAAATGTAAAAAAAGCCAAAGAGCTTGCGCTTATTATCCGTGAAAAAGGCAAAAGAAAACGAGATGATAACTTCCAGCCAGTTCGTGATAAAGATGGCAAAATAATACAGATTCCCGGATTATTTAAAAATGTTAAAGGCATTGGCTGGTATATTCCAGAATATGGTCAGGCACAAATTTCAATAAATTTCACAAATTATAAAATATCTCCTCCACACATTGTTTTTGATAAAGTAAGAGAATTGGCTCTGGAAAGAGGTTTGGTTGTAACTGGCAGCGAATTGGTTGGATTGGTCCCTCTTGAAGCTATGCTTATAGCAGGTAAATATTTTTTACAAAAGCAGAAAGTTTCTTATGCTGTTAGCGAAAAGGAGCTTGTTCATATTGCCACAATTTCTTTAGGATTAAGTGATATCGTGCCATTTAATCCTGATGAGAAAATCATTGAATATCGCATTGCAAAAAAGGGGTTATTGGTTGATAAAACTATAACTGATTTTGTTGATGAACTTGCTTCTGACTCACCCGCACCTGGTGGAGGAAGTGTTGCTGCATTTTGTGGAAGCCTGGCTGCTGGCTTAACATCAATGGTGGGAAACCTTACAGTTGGAAAGCGAAAATTCAAAACTTCTGAAGAAAGAATCGCTTATAAAGAAAACGAGAAATTAATGATGGAGATGGCATATAAAGCTCAAATATTAAAGAAAAAATTATTGAATGCTATTGATGAGGATACTGAAGCCTTCAACAAGTATATGTCTGCAATGAAACTCCCCAAGAAAACTGATGATGAGAAAGAAATCCGTAAAACTGCCATTCAAGAAGCTATAAAAAATGCAACCGAAGTTCCACTTAATACAATGAAACTTTGCTATGATGTTATCAAATTATGCAAAGCAGCAGCAGAAAAAGGCAATCCTAATGCTGCATCCGATGCGGGTGTTTCTGCAATCACTGCATTAACAGGAGTTAAAGGAGCATTCCTTAATGTAAAAATAAATCTCCCTGGTATTGAGAATAAACAAATCAAAAGTGAAATTTTATCTGAAGCTGAAGGAATTCTTAATGATTCAAAAAAATTGGCTGATAAGGTTGAGAAATTAGTTTTAGAGAAGTTGGGATAA
- a CDS encoding PadR family transcriptional regulator has protein sequence MNKNELIVLGLLNEKPAYGYQLRNIIKEKRLDKWGISKQPSIYSTLNKLEREGKIIGRKEQHGNMPPSIIYSLTDKGKKSLKQNVEEALASKSKPVNPSIIGIAFITGTTKQKAIQILRDNLDYLNQQVDLINDKSEEIKNQNLGFNWQFLIDFAKDIRPVVKKSMEKLIKKIEETDESYFYQENNGEEK, from the coding sequence ATGAATAAAAACGAATTAATAGTTTTAGGTTTACTTAACGAGAAACCAGCCTATGGTTATCAACTAAGAAATATTATTAAAGAAAAAAGGCTTGATAAGTGGGGAATTTCTAAACAGCCATCAATTTACAGTACGCTCAATAAGCTGGAAAGAGAGGGAAAAATTATCGGCAGAAAAGAGCAACATGGAAATATGCCTCCAAGTATTATCTATTCTTTAACAGATAAAGGCAAAAAATCTCTTAAGCAAAATGTAGAAGAAGCTCTGGCATCTAAAAGCAAACCAGTGAATCCGTCTATCATTGGAATTGCTTTCATAACAGGAACTACCAAACAAAAAGCCATACAAATTTTAAGAGATAATCTGGATTACCTCAACCAACAAGTAGATCTTATAAATGACAAAAGTGAAGAAATAAAAAATCAAAATCTTGGATTTAATTGGCAATTCCTTATTGATTTTGCAAAAGATATTCGCCCAGTTGTCAAAAAAAGCATGGAAAAACTTATTAAAAAAATAGAAGAAACTGATGAATCTTACTTTTATCAAGAAAATAATGGAGAAGAAAAATGA
- a CDS encoding TolC family protein, whose product MRVHGFLILLLICNSLSAISLDEAKKMAEENNKYFLSQKANLNQAKWNEYNAITNFLPKFSLNETAIRLDDNTYNKAIQTAQIPVFNSNGIPTGDYIPFSPSAMSGGMYRTTYTTQLAIQQPIFNGGKILIGYQIAKLVKEQALLNLESGKNDLNYQVAETYLNLLKLSDVKKISEKALASSKSHLKMVTDKYEQGIVKKSDVLQWKVKGENDKIALEEVNNSIEILKTLWKDLLGLKNSDNLPMPDEIDFIQYENEIEKYAEITEEEIDREIDKILTQAEITNPDIKSLEIVKKISKKGYLIAKGNFLPSINLQFQKQFESDDKLDFDGEDSWNLMAVASFPIFQSGANLTNLKRSKYEYLKTKLQLDDAKDKILMGTKNSFYNLVTKAKKVNSAKVAFKNAKENHKILNDLYEQGMVTNTELLDAEIILFNGEMNLTSAYYDYILAKYNLNKFIKE is encoded by the coding sequence ATGAGAGTACATGGTTTTTTAATTTTGTTGCTTATTTGTAATTCTTTATCTGCTATAAGTCTTGATGAAGCTAAGAAAATGGCAGAGGAGAATAACAAATACTTCCTTTCACAAAAGGCAAATCTAAATCAAGCAAAATGGAATGAATATAATGCTATTACCAACTTTTTACCAAAGTTTTCTCTTAATGAAACTGCCATAAGATTGGATGATAATACTTATAATAAGGCAATCCAGACCGCTCAAATACCCGTTTTCAATTCTAATGGGATTCCTACTGGTGATTATATACCTTTTTCGCCTTCTGCAATGTCAGGTGGAATGTATAGGACAACATACACAACTCAATTGGCAATTCAACAACCAATTTTCAATGGCGGAAAAATACTTATAGGATATCAGATTGCAAAGTTAGTAAAAGAACAGGCATTGTTAAACCTGGAAAGTGGTAAAAATGACTTAAATTATCAAGTTGCAGAAACCTATCTGAATTTGTTGAAATTGTCTGATGTAAAAAAAATCTCTGAAAAAGCCCTTGCATCAAGTAAGTCGCATTTAAAAATGGTTACTGACAAGTATGAACAGGGTATTGTAAAAAAATCCGATGTGTTGCAGTGGAAAGTAAAGGGTGAAAATGATAAAATTGCTTTAGAAGAAGTTAACAATAGCATAGAAATTCTAAAAACATTATGGAAAGATTTACTCGGTCTAAAAAATTCTGATAATCTTCCAATGCCAGATGAAATTGATTTTATACAATACGAAAATGAAATTGAGAAATATGCTGAAATAACCGAAGAAGAAATAGATAGAGAAATTGATAAGATTCTTACACAGGCTGAAATAACAAATCCAGATATAAAAAGTTTAGAAATAGTAAAAAAAATTTCTAAAAAAGGTTATCTTATTGCTAAAGGAAATTTCTTACCTTCAATAAATCTTCAATTTCAAAAGCAATTTGAAAGTGATGATAAATTGGATTTTGATGGAGAAGATAGCTGGAATTTAATGGCAGTTGCTTCATTTCCTATTTTCCAGAGTGGTGCAAATCTAACTAATCTAAAAAGAAGTAAATATGAATATTTGAAAACAAAACTGCAACTGGATGATGCAAAGGATAAAATCTTGATGGGAACAAAGAATAGTTTCTATAATCTTGTTACAAAAGCAAAAAAGGTCAATAGTGCCAAAGTTGCTTTTAAAAATGCAAAGGAGAATCATAAAATTCTAAACGACCTCTATGAACAAGGAATGGTAACGAATACGGAACTTTTAGATGCTGAAATCATACTATTTAATGGAGAAATGAATCTAACATCTGCATATTATGATTATATTCTTGCAAAATATAATCTAAATAAATTTATAAAAGAATAA